From Oscillatoria sp. FACHB-1407, a single genomic window includes:
- a CDS encoding signal peptidase I encodes MNTNLIAGVVTGNAQREGGERRGWFIGDFITPPDDPRSTSDIEVKWGIHAAGDKRSDWTEPATVTTISILISGRFCLQFPDGEIVLSSQGDYVLWLPGVTHSWHAEEASVVLTVRWPSQSS; translated from the coding sequence ATGAACACAAATCTAATTGCAGGGGTTGTCACTGGCAACGCTCAGCGGGAGGGGGGCGAGCGACGGGGATGGTTTATTGGCGACTTTATTACCCCACCCGATGATCCTCGTTCGACCTCAGATATCGAGGTGAAGTGGGGCATTCATGCCGCAGGTGATAAGCGATCGGACTGGACAGAACCTGCAACAGTGACAACCATCTCAATTCTGATTAGCGGTCGATTTTGTCTTCAGTTTCCAGATGGTGAAATTGTCCTCTCATCCCAGGGAGACTATGTGCTGTGGCTTCCGGGTGTGACTCACTCCTGGCACGCCGAAGAAGCTTCTGTTGTGTTGACAGTGAGATGGCCTTCTCAGTCGTCGTGA
- a CDS encoding family 1 glycosylhydrolase, translating to MTSNQVSPLELWGGIECTVNRVGDRYFDQLDRNGHATRLEDLDRFAALGIQAIRYPILWERTAPNGLENADWSWADERLTYLDDLGIRPIVGLVHHGSGPRHTSLIDSAFPEKLAEYARAVAQRYPWVSYYTPVNEPLTTARFSGLYGHWYPHGRDDLSFLKALLHQSRATVLSMQAIRQINPHAQLVQTEDLGKTFSTPLLAYQAEFENHRRWLSFDLLCGRVDASHPLWGYILRSGITTEELLWFQDNPCIPDIVGINRYVCADRFIDERLDRYPPHTHGGNSVHQYADVEAVWVCSESLYDHVALLKEVWQRYQQPIAITEAHMGCTREEQLRWLKEVWQAVQTLRQENVNIRAITVWSLLGTYDWNNLVTRDDNFYEPGVFDVRSPSPRSTAIATMVQSLAEGRTYDHPLLDLPGWWQRSQRLLYPPVSYAQDLGGWADATAPQTPEMRQKRNTTCATSPLLITGATGTLGQAYARICEIRGIPYYLLSRQDMDITNPSNVQQVLDELRPWAVVNATGYVRVDDAEREPHLCYRVNADGAAILAEACAQRNIGLINFSSDLVFNGDRNQPYLESDGVAPLNVYGHSKAQAEEWVLHHHPCSLMIRTSAFFGPWDEYNFLTIALRTLKAGQPFIAVEDAIISPTYVPDLVNSSLDLLIDGECGLWHLANPGAIAWVDLARWTAQLAGVDASAIQPCSIKTLGLAAPRPIYSVLGSERGVLLPDLDRAIACYLRECNQIPH from the coding sequence ATGACTTCAAATCAAGTTTCGCCATTGGAATTGTGGGGCGGTATTGAATGCACAGTCAATCGGGTGGGCGATCGCTATTTTGATCAGCTCGATCGCAACGGTCATGCCACTCGTCTCGAAGATCTCGATCGCTTCGCAGCCTTAGGGATTCAAGCTATTCGCTATCCCATCTTGTGGGAACGGACTGCACCGAATGGATTAGAAAATGCTGATTGGTCTTGGGCAGACGAACGATTAACCTACCTGGATGATCTGGGGATTCGTCCCATTGTGGGGCTAGTCCATCATGGCAGCGGTCCTCGTCACACAAGCCTGATTGATTCTGCTTTTCCAGAAAAACTAGCCGAATATGCGCGTGCCGTTGCTCAACGTTATCCCTGGGTCAGCTATTACACTCCTGTAAATGAGCCACTCACCACAGCCCGCTTTAGTGGGTTGTATGGACACTGGTATCCCCATGGTCGAGATGACTTGAGTTTCCTCAAAGCCTTACTGCATCAATCTCGCGCCACAGTTCTCTCGATGCAAGCGATCCGCCAGATCAATCCCCATGCTCAACTGGTGCAGACTGAGGATTTAGGTAAAACCTTTAGCACTCCGTTGTTGGCATACCAGGCAGAATTCGAAAATCATCGCCGCTGGCTCTCCTTCGATTTGCTCTGTGGTCGTGTCGATGCTTCGCATCCCCTGTGGGGCTACATCCTGCGATCGGGCATTACAACGGAGGAACTGCTGTGGTTCCAGGACAATCCCTGTATCCCCGATATTGTTGGCATCAATCGTTATGTCTGTGCCGATCGCTTTATTGATGAGCGACTCGATCGCTATCCCCCGCATACCCACGGCGGCAACAGTGTCCATCAATACGCCGATGTAGAAGCGGTTTGGGTCTGTTCCGAGAGCCTTTACGATCATGTCGCGCTGCTCAAGGAAGTCTGGCAACGCTATCAACAACCCATTGCCATCACCGAGGCACACATGGGCTGCACCCGTGAGGAGCAATTGCGCTGGTTAAAGGAAGTTTGGCAAGCCGTACAAACCCTACGCCAGGAAAATGTGAACATTCGCGCTATCACGGTTTGGTCACTCTTGGGCACCTACGACTGGAACAATCTGGTCACACGGGATGACAACTTTTACGAACCCGGTGTGTTTGATGTCCGCTCTCCATCGCCTCGCTCTACCGCGATCGCCACAATGGTGCAGTCGTTAGCTGAAGGGCGCACCTATGATCATCCATTGCTCGATCTACCGGGATGGTGGCAGCGATCGCAACGCCTCCTCTATCCCCCGGTCAGCTACGCGCAGGATCTGGGCGGGTGGGCAGATGCAACCGCTCCTCAAACGCCAGAAATGCGGCAAAAGCGAAACACAACCTGCGCGACTTCACCGTTGCTGATTACAGGCGCAACAGGCACCTTGGGTCAAGCCTATGCCCGCATCTGCGAGATTCGCGGTATTCCCTATTACCTGCTCTCTCGTCAGGATATGGACATCACCAATCCCTCTAATGTTCAGCAGGTGTTGGATGAGTTACGACCCTGGGCAGTCGTGAATGCGACTGGCTACGTGCGGGTTGATGACGCTGAACGGGAGCCCCACCTGTGTTATCGCGTGAATGCCGATGGAGCCGCGATTTTAGCAGAGGCTTGTGCTCAACGAAATATAGGGCTAATTAACTTTTCTTCTGATCTGGTGTTTAATGGCGATCGCAATCAGCCCTATCTGGAGAGTGATGGAGTTGCCCCGTTAAACGTCTACGGACATAGCAAAGCCCAAGCTGAAGAATGGGTGCTGCATCACCATCCTTGCTCCTTAATGATTCGCACCAGCGCATTTTTTGGTCCTTGGGATGAATACAACTTCCTGACGATCGCCCTCCGCACCCTCAAAGCCGGACAACCGTTTATTGCCGTTGAAGATGCGATCATTTCCCCCACCTATGTGCCCGATTTGGTCAACTCAAGTCTGGATCTATTGATTGACGGTGAATGCGGCTTGTGGCATCTAGCTAATCCTGGAGCGATCGCCTGGGTAGATTTAGCCCGGTGGACGGCTCAATTGGCTGGAGTTGATGCCTCTGCCATTCAACCCTGTTCCATCAAAACATTGGGATTGGCTGCCCCTCGCCCCATCTACAGCGTTTTGGGCAGTGAACGGGGAGTTTTGTTGCCAGATTTAGACCGGGCGATAGCCTGCTATTTACGGGAATGCAATCAAATTCCGCACTAA
- the glf gene encoding UDP-galactopyranose mutase, producing MFDYLIVGAGFAGSVLAERLANQSDKKVLVVDIRNHIAGNAYDHYNESGILVHKYGPHIFHTNSRDVFEYLSNFTEWRRYEHRVLASVDGQLVPIPINLDTINKLYGLNLTSFEVAEFFASVAESKEYIRTSEDVVVSKVGRELYEKFFRNYTRKQWDIDPSELDKSVTARVPTRTNRDDRYFTDTYQAMPLHGYTRMFERMLDHPNIKVMLNTDYREIQNFIPYKQMIYTGPVDSFFDYRYGKLPYRSLEFKHETLNEPVHQPQAVINYPNEHLYTRVTEFKYLTGQEHPKTSIVYEYPRAEGDPYYPVPRPENAELYKQYKALADATPNVHFVGRLATYKYYNMDQVVAQALALYAQLAERSSWHPDEETAAAKARSPKTAVPRTGKTPMNAGDRPLTTTAASGKSEPSNGKTPVSK from the coding sequence ATGTTCGATTATCTAATTGTCGGTGCAGGATTCGCTGGCAGTGTTTTAGCAGAGCGATTGGCAAACCAAAGCGACAAAAAAGTTTTAGTTGTGGATATCCGCAATCACATTGCTGGTAATGCTTACGACCATTACAACGAATCTGGAATTTTAGTTCATAAATACGGTCCACACATCTTTCATACCAACTCGCGAGATGTGTTTGAATATTTATCTAACTTTACAGAATGGCGACGTTATGAACACCGTGTCCTTGCTAGTGTTGATGGACAATTAGTACCGATCCCCATCAACCTGGACACAATCAACAAACTATATGGGTTGAATCTCACATCGTTTGAAGTTGCTGAATTTTTTGCTTCTGTTGCAGAATCCAAGGAATATATTCGTACCTCTGAAGATGTAGTGGTCAGCAAAGTAGGACGGGAATTGTACGAAAAATTTTTCCGCAACTACACTCGCAAACAGTGGGACATCGACCCCTCTGAGTTAGATAAATCGGTAACAGCACGAGTTCCCACCCGCACCAATCGCGACGATCGCTACTTTACCGATACCTATCAGGCGATGCCGCTCCATGGCTACACTCGGATGTTTGAGCGGATGTTAGATCATCCCAACATCAAAGTCATGCTTAACACCGATTACCGTGAGATCCAAAACTTCATTCCCTACAAGCAAATGATTTACACGGGCCCAGTAGATAGCTTCTTTGATTACCGCTATGGCAAGCTGCCCTATCGATCGCTCGAATTCAAACACGAAACCCTCAACGAGCCAGTGCATCAGCCTCAAGCGGTGATCAACTATCCCAACGAGCACCTCTACACCCGTGTCACCGAGTTCAAATATTTGACCGGACAGGAGCATCCCAAAACCAGCATCGTGTACGAGTATCCCAGAGCCGAAGGCGATCCCTACTATCCTGTACCGCGTCCTGAAAACGCTGAACTGTATAAGCAATACAAAGCATTAGCAGACGCAACACCCAACGTTCATTTTGTCGGACGGTTGGCAACGTATAAGTACTACAACATGGATCAGGTTGTGGCTCAAGCATTGGCACTCTATGCCCAATTGGCAGAACGGTCAAGCTGGCATCCCGATGAGGAAACTGCCGCTGCTAAAGCAAGAAGCCCCAAAACTGCCGTTCCTCGCACTGGCAAAACTCCTATGAATGCAGGCGATCGCCCCTTAACGACCACGGCGGCTTCAGGTAAATCTGAACCGTCAAACGGAAAGACGCCAGTCTCCAAGTAA
- a CDS encoding DUF6174 domain-containing protein, producing MSRNIKPLGITAAIVGGVLLSLGVATLLYQRHAPRQQFKQAQQTWSTQKPDRYRMTVEYRILTDSPGCQQEIEVQNEAIARVVRDTCQNQLNLVTPMTVSDIFARFQTPATESTCGPNGCQCDGAIRIHATYDAQLGYPRQIESRLERDWLNPSHWGFNTPCTMIGFIGEHVGVVSLEPLP from the coding sequence ATGAGCAGAAATATCAAGCCATTGGGAATAACTGCCGCAATTGTTGGTGGTGTTTTGTTGAGCCTGGGTGTTGCCACTTTGCTCTATCAACGCCATGCACCCAGACAACAATTTAAACAGGCTCAACAAACCTGGAGTACACAGAAACCTGACCGCTACCGCATGACCGTTGAGTATCGCATTTTGACTGATTCACCTGGCTGTCAACAAGAGATTGAAGTGCAGAATGAGGCGATCGCCCGTGTTGTACGAGATACTTGTCAGAATCAGTTGAACCTCGTGACTCCCATGACAGTTTCTGATATTTTTGCGCGGTTTCAAACCCCTGCAACTGAATCAACTTGCGGCCCCAATGGGTGTCAGTGCGATGGAGCCATTCGCATCCATGCAACCTATGATGCTCAGTTAGGTTATCCCCGTCAAATTGAGAGTCGTTTAGAACGGGATTGGCTCAATCCGTCGCACTGGGGATTCAATACTCCCTGTACGATGATTGGATTTATTGGAGAGCATGTTGGGGTTGTGTCGTTGGAACCTCTACCGTAA
- a CDS encoding PF20097 family protein — MQEQNCPKCDGEMDTGKLGIENVMYFSNWQKNFFKAGTLIDKARACTNCGFVELYLDPEVLKQKIQANQ; from the coding sequence ATGCAAGAGCAAAATTGTCCTAAATGTGACGGAGAGATGGATACGGGTAAGTTGGGTATCGAAAATGTGATGTATTTTTCAAATTGGCAAAAGAACTTTTTCAAAGCTGGCACACTGATTGACAAGGCGCGTGCCTGTACGAACTGCGGCTTTGTTGAGTTGTATCTCGATCCAGAGGTGTTAAAGCAAAAGATTCAAGCCAATCAGTAG
- the galE gene encoding UDP-glucose 4-epimerase GalE has translation MILVTGGAGYIGSHAVLALQQAGYDVLVLDNLSNGHRELVEQGLKVKLIVGDISDRPLLDNLFATYPIAAVMHFAAYIAVGESVTDPGKYYRNNVTGTLTLLEAMVAASIKHFVFSSTCALYGNPKFVPITEDHPQDPISPYASSKQMVERILADFDVAYGLKSVRFRYFNAAGADPGGLLGEDHEPETHLIPLVLLAALGKRDSISILGTDYPTEDGTCVRDYIHVNDLAQAHVLGLKYLQNGGDSDVFNLGNGSGFSVRDVIEAAQKVAQREINVIERDRRPGDPPVLVGSSDKARTVLGWQPQYADLTQILTHAWQWHQKRHQ, from the coding sequence ATGATTTTAGTGACTGGCGGAGCGGGATATATTGGCTCTCATGCGGTGTTAGCCCTGCAACAAGCGGGATATGATGTCCTGGTGCTCGACAACCTGTCTAATGGACACCGAGAACTGGTAGAGCAGGGATTAAAGGTGAAGTTGATTGTGGGTGATATTAGCGATCGCCCCCTCCTGGATAACCTCTTTGCTACTTACCCGATCGCGGCTGTGATGCACTTTGCCGCGTATATTGCGGTAGGTGAATCGGTGACTGATCCCGGCAAATACTATCGCAATAATGTGACGGGAACGCTGACCCTGCTGGAGGCAATGGTTGCAGCATCAATCAAACACTTTGTGTTTTCTTCGACCTGTGCGCTCTACGGCAATCCTAAGTTTGTACCCATTACAGAAGACCATCCTCAAGACCCAATCAGCCCTTACGCCAGCAGTAAGCAGATGGTCGAGCGCATCCTGGCGGACTTTGATGTTGCTTACGGGTTGAAGTCTGTCCGATTCCGTTACTTTAATGCTGCCGGGGCTGATCCGGGTGGGTTGCTGGGCGAAGACCATGAACCTGAAACTCACCTCATTCCGCTGGTGCTGCTGGCTGCCCTGGGCAAGCGAGACAGTATTTCGATCTTGGGCACAGACTATCCCACAGAAGATGGAACCTGCGTCCGAGATTACATTCACGTCAATGACTTAGCTCAGGCGCATGTGTTGGGGCTAAAGTATCTGCAAAACGGTGGTGATAGTGATGTGTTTAATTTGGGCAATGGCAGTGGTTTCTCGGTGCGGGATGTGATTGAAGCGGCTCAAAAGGTAGCACAGCGAGAGATCAACGTGATAGAGCGCGATCGCCGACCTGGTGATCCGCCCGTTTTGGTGGGCAGCAGTGATAAGGCTCGCACTGTATTAGGGTGGCAACCCCAATACGCCGACCTGACCCAAATTCTCACCCATGCGTGGCAATGGCACCAGAAGCGACATCAGTAG
- a CDS encoding glycoside hydrolase family 43 protein yields MTTYTNPIYPNYFADPFVWRHQGIYYAIGTGPAEAAGQVDELHKQRVFPLLRSPDLVNWQFAGNALQRPDPALGDNFWAPEVAYHEGTFYLYYSVGHEDKHHQLRVATSPDPLGPYQDSGKPLVDLNTCAFAIDPSPFRDDDGQWYLFYAQDFLDAENGVRAGTALVVDRLLTMTTLAGETKMVLRARHDWQRFLANRPMYGGIYDWHTLEGPCVRKHNNRYYCFYSGGRWETDSYGVDYGIANNVMGPYSDAGNESGPRVLRSHPGYVLGPGHNSIALSPDGQAEYVVYHAWDTGMVARRMCIDVLLWTPNGPRCQGPTWTPQTLNAKA; encoded by the coding sequence ATGACAACCTACACCAACCCCATTTATCCCAACTATTTCGCCGATCCATTCGTTTGGCGACATCAAGGCATCTACTATGCGATCGGTACAGGTCCAGCTGAAGCCGCAGGGCAAGTGGATGAACTTCACAAACAGCGGGTTTTTCCCCTGTTGCGATCGCCCGATTTAGTGAACTGGCAGTTTGCCGGAAACGCACTACAACGTCCTGACCCTGCATTGGGCGATAACTTTTGGGCACCAGAAGTGGCATACCACGAGGGCACTTTCTATCTCTACTACTCCGTTGGGCACGAGGACAAACATCATCAGTTACGGGTTGCGACTAGCCCTGATCCATTAGGACCCTATCAAGATTCTGGGAAACCCCTCGTTGACCTAAACACCTGTGCTTTTGCGATCGATCCCAGTCCTTTTCGTGACGATGATGGTCAGTGGTATCTCTTTTACGCTCAAGATTTTTTAGATGCCGAGAATGGGGTTCGGGCAGGAACCGCCTTAGTGGTCGATCGCCTGTTAACCATGACAACGTTAGCCGGGGAAACCAAGATGGTGCTGCGAGCGCGTCACGACTGGCAACGGTTTTTAGCGAATCGCCCGATGTATGGTGGCATCTACGATTGGCATACCTTAGAGGGTCCTTGTGTTCGCAAACACAACAATCGTTATTACTGTTTCTATAGTGGTGGACGCTGGGAAACAGACAGCTATGGCGTTGATTATGGGATTGCTAACAACGTGATGGGTCCCTATTCGGATGCTGGGAATGAATCAGGACCGCGTGTGCTGCGATCGCATCCGGGTTATGTGTTAGGTCCCGGTCACAACTCGATCGCCTTGAGTCCTGATGGTCAAGCCGAATACGTGGTGTACCATGCCTGGGACACCGGAATGGTAGCCCGTCGTATGTGCATTGATGTGCTGCTCTGGACTCCCAATGGCCCTCGTTGTCAGGGACCAACCTGGACACCCCAAACACTGAATGCAAAAGCGTAA
- the plsY gene encoding glycerol-3-phosphate 1-O-acyltransferase PlsY codes for MFSIIWGLLLLLAAYLLGSIPTGYLAGRLLKGIDIREHGSKSIGATNVLRTLGKGPALTVLLIDVLKGVAAIALARWLYSLSAVVATIPANADLQAWVPWAVIMAGLTAIVGHSRSVWIGFKGGKSVATGLGVLLAMSWQVGLSTLGVFGIVLALSRIVSLGSILAAIASPLLMLLFQQPLPYVLLATAAAIYISITHRANIQRLLAGTEPQVGQKHQSSN; via the coding sequence ATGTTCTCGATTATCTGGGGGCTGTTATTGTTGCTAGCAGCCTATCTACTAGGATCAATCCCTACAGGCTATTTGGCAGGTCGATTGCTCAAGGGCATCGATATCCGAGAACATGGCTCTAAGTCAATCGGGGCAACCAATGTGTTGCGGACTCTGGGTAAGGGTCCTGCCCTGACCGTTTTGTTAATTGATGTGTTGAAGGGAGTAGCGGCGATCGCCCTGGCGCGGTGGCTCTACTCCCTTTCTGCGGTAGTTGCAACTATTCCTGCCAATGCTGATTTACAGGCGTGGGTGCCCTGGGCAGTGATTATGGCTGGGTTAACCGCGATTGTCGGTCACAGTCGCTCCGTGTGGATTGGCTTTAAAGGTGGCAAATCCGTTGCAACTGGGTTAGGCGTGCTACTAGCTATGTCCTGGCAGGTGGGTCTATCGACCCTGGGCGTGTTTGGCATTGTGCTAGCCCTATCTCGCATTGTCTCGTTGGGGTCTATTCTGGCGGCGATCGCTTCCCCACTGCTCATGCTGCTGTTTCAGCAACCCTTACCCTATGTGTTGCTAGCCACAGCAGCGGCAATCTACATTTCCATTACCCATCGCGCCAACATTCAACGTCTACTGGCAGGGACAGAGCCACAGGTCGGGCAAAAGCATCAGAGCAGCAATTAA
- a CDS encoding glycosyltransferase family 1 protein — MSINSNHISKEDGLIGSSLEHIQNNTTSQDNTSLTHLRWSEKLVLEPNLNIPDLVCFSHLRWDFVYQRPQHLLSRCAKTRRVFVVEEPLASPDDSFWLDVSRRECGVWVVIPYLPEGLSEEQSISLQQQLLNELFAEAQIQAPILWYYTPMAVPFTHHLPSSAVVYDCMDELSAFKGAHPQLQAREAHLFKLADLVFTGGRSLYEAKQHQHPNVYAFPSSIDAAHFAQARGKLTDPADQADIPHPRMGFYGVVDERMDLDLLAGIAEARPDWHLVIVGPIVKIDPAIVPRHPNIHYLGGKSYQELPIYLAGWDVALLPFARNESTRFISPTKTPEYLAAGKPVVSTSIRDVVRPYGEEKLVHIADTVPEFVAAIASALEQKQTQPGWLNRVDAFLAQTSWDKTWQAMNELIEGAIAANTQASHRSSQQQPVVA; from the coding sequence ATGTCCATAAACAGTAACCACATCAGTAAAGAAGATGGATTAATAGGGTCATCACTCGAGCACATTCAAAACAACACCACTTCACAAGACAACACCTCATTAACCCATTTACGGTGGTCTGAAAAGCTAGTTTTAGAGCCAAATCTGAATATCCCTGATTTAGTTTGTTTCTCTCATCTCCGATGGGATTTTGTCTATCAACGTCCACAACATCTACTCAGCCGTTGTGCCAAAACTCGCAGAGTTTTTGTTGTAGAAGAACCGCTCGCCAGCCCAGATGATTCCTTCTGGCTAGACGTTAGCAGGCGCGAGTGTGGTGTTTGGGTAGTTATACCATATCTTCCTGAAGGATTAAGTGAAGAACAGTCCATCAGCCTCCAACAACAGTTGTTAAACGAATTATTTGCAGAAGCTCAGATTCAAGCTCCTATTTTGTGGTACTACACCCCCATGGCAGTACCCTTTACCCATCACCTACCATCATCAGCCGTTGTGTATGACTGTATGGATGAGCTATCCGCCTTCAAAGGAGCCCACCCTCAGTTGCAAGCCCGTGAAGCCCATCTGTTTAAACTGGCTGATCTGGTGTTTACAGGAGGTCGTAGCCTGTATGAGGCAAAACAACATCAGCACCCTAACGTTTATGCTTTTCCCAGCAGCATTGATGCCGCTCACTTTGCCCAGGCAAGAGGCAAGTTAACCGATCCTGCTGATCAAGCTGACATTCCCCATCCTCGCATGGGCTTCTATGGTGTGGTTGACGAACGAATGGATCTCGATTTGCTCGCTGGGATCGCTGAAGCCCGTCCCGATTGGCACTTAGTGATTGTTGGTCCCATCGTCAAAATTGATCCAGCCATTGTGCCCCGTCATCCCAACATCCATTATTTGGGTGGTAAATCCTACCAAGAATTGCCAATCTATTTGGCAGGGTGGGATGTAGCATTGCTACCTTTTGCCCGCAATGAATCCACTCGTTTCATTAGCCCAACGAAAACTCCCGAATATCTGGCGGCGGGCAAGCCCGTTGTCTCAACGTCGATTCGGGATGTGGTGCGCCCCTATGGTGAGGAGAAGTTAGTCCATATTGCGGACACCGTTCCAGAGTTTGTAGCGGCGATCGCCTCAGCTCTGGAGCAAAAACAAACCCAACCAGGCTGGCTCAATCGGGTTGATGCATTTCTCGCACAAACCTCCTGGGATAAAACCTGGCAGGCTATGAACGAATTGATTGAAGGCGCGATCGCCGCCAATACTCAAGCTTCTCATCGCTCCTCTCAGCAGCAGCCTGTAGTGGCTTAA
- the crtO gene encoding beta-carotene ketolase CrtO codes for MERYDFILIGAGHNALVCAAYLLKAGYSVLLLEKNPIPGGASTTEELMPEEAPGFKFNPCAIDHIFIHLGPVVQELELDKYGLEYLFCDPVVFCPHPDGKYFFAHRSVEKTCAEIERYSPRDARKYAEFIDFWQRVIGMLTPMFNAPPKSLVDMAGNYDISKLKDLFSLMGSANKTLDFVRSMFTSPMDIIDEYFDSEFLKAPLARLAAELSTPPSQKNMAVGSIMMALRHNPGMARPKGGTGALVEALVRCVQALGGVIRTEQPVQRVLVDEGRVVGVRLTNGQEYRATAGVISSLDAQRLFLQLMDEDDVDTADAHLRERVARRITNHNEAILKIDCALSELPRFVNHDHRDEYMIGSVLIADSVAQVELAHTDPNIGRIPLDDPSMYVVVPSLRDPSLAPEGKHTLWIEYFVPYQIAGAEGTGFNGTGWTEELKNTVADRVLSKLADYAPNLDSSIIARHIESPPELERRIGVSKGNYYHLDMTFDQMMFFRPLPELANYKTPIEGLFLTGAGTHPGGSISGMPGRNCARVILQTQHPVSQALADAGNAIKSTAQSLFRTGDRSSHHE; via the coding sequence ATGGAACGATACGATTTCATTCTGATCGGGGCAGGTCACAATGCCCTGGTCTGCGCCGCATACTTGCTTAAAGCCGGATATAGCGTCCTGTTGTTAGAGAAAAATCCCATTCCCGGTGGGGCATCAACTACCGAGGAATTAATGCCAGAAGAGGCTCCGGGCTTTAAGTTCAATCCTTGTGCGATCGACCACATCTTCATCCATCTGGGTCCCGTTGTTCAAGAGTTAGAGCTAGACAAGTACGGGCTGGAATATCTTTTCTGTGACCCTGTTGTTTTTTGTCCTCACCCCGACGGGAAGTATTTCTTCGCCCATCGATCAGTAGAAAAAACCTGTGCCGAGATTGAGCGATATAGCCCTCGTGATGCTCGCAAGTATGCTGAATTCATCGACTTCTGGCAGCGGGTGATTGGAATGCTCACACCAATGTTTAACGCTCCGCCCAAGTCACTCGTAGACATGGCAGGCAACTACGACATCAGCAAACTCAAGGATTTGTTTTCGTTGATGGGGTCAGCCAACAAAACATTGGATTTCGTCCGCTCCATGTTCACTAGCCCGATGGACATCATCGACGAATATTTTGACTCCGAATTTCTCAAAGCTCCCCTAGCACGTCTCGCCGCAGAACTGAGTACGCCCCCCTCTCAAAAAAATATGGCCGTGGGTTCCATTATGATGGCACTGCGTCACAATCCGGGGATGGCTCGTCCCAAAGGCGGAACGGGGGCACTCGTAGAAGCCTTAGTTCGGTGTGTTCAGGCGTTGGGTGGTGTCATCCGTACTGAGCAACCCGTACAACGAGTATTGGTGGATGAGGGACGAGTCGTCGGTGTGCGGCTCACGAATGGGCAGGAATATCGAGCAACGGCAGGAGTCATATCGAGTCTGGATGCTCAACGCTTGTTTTTGCAGTTGATGGATGAGGATGATGTAGACACAGCCGACGCCCATTTGCGCGAACGGGTCGCCCGTCGCATCACCAACCACAATGAAGCCATTCTCAAAATCGATTGCGCTCTGTCAGAGTTACCCCGCTTTGTCAATCACGATCACCGCGATGAATACATGATTGGCTCAGTTCTGATTGCCGATTCTGTCGCTCAAGTGGAATTGGCTCATACCGATCCAAACATCGGTAGAATTCCTCTGGATGACCCCTCGATGTATGTCGTGGTGCCCAGTCTGCGCGACCCATCATTGGCTCCAGAGGGCAAGCATACATTGTGGATTGAATACTTTGTTCCCTATCAAATCGCTGGCGCGGAGGGTACTGGATTCAATGGAACCGGATGGACAGAGGAGTTGAAAAACACGGTTGCCGATCGCGTCCTCAGTAAACTGGCAGACTATGCCCCGAATCTCGACTCCTCTATCATTGCCCGTCACATCGAAAGCCCACCTGAACTCGAACGTCGAATTGGCGTTTCTAAAGGCAATTACTATCACCTGGACATGACCTTTGACCAGATGATGTTTTTCCGCCCCCTGCCAGAACTTGCTAACTACAAAACCCCCATCGAAGGGCTGTTTCTCACAGGCGCAGGCACCCATCCAGGCGGGTCTATTTCAGGAATGCCGGGTCGCAACTGTGCGCGGGTGATTCTGCAAACTCAACACCCCGTCTCTCAAGCTTTAGCAGATGCAGGCAATGCCATCAAATCGACAGCACAATCCTTATTCCGTACTGGCGATCGCTCCTCCCATCATGAGTAG
- a CDS encoding Lrp/AsnC family transcriptional regulator translates to MTLESESLLDPVGWEILRALQENARISYSELGRQIGLSSPAIADRVRRLEEAGIITGYRAELNLEKLGLPIMAFMRVVSPPGQFTNIGSSFTQVPEVLECHRVTGSDDYILKVAVSSVTHLESLIDQFPHSQVITLIVLSSPVKRRTVDSRIKN, encoded by the coding sequence ATGACTTTAGAATCCGAATCTTTGCTTGATCCCGTAGGTTGGGAGATTTTGCGCGCTTTACAGGAGAATGCCCGCATCTCCTACAGTGAACTCGGACGACAGATTGGGCTTTCATCTCCGGCGATCGCCGACCGGGTGCGGCGGTTAGAGGAAGCAGGAATCATCACCGGATATCGTGCCGAACTCAACCTGGAGAAATTGGGTCTGCCGATTATGGCGTTTATGCGGGTAGTGTCTCCACCGGGACAGTTTACCAACATCGGTAGCTCGTTTACTCAGGTTCCCGAAGTTTTGGAGTGTCATCGAGTCACTGGCAGTGATGACTACATTCTCAAAGTGGCGGTTTCCTCAGTGACCCATCTGGAATCCTTGATTGATCAATTTCCTCACAGTCAGGTCATCACCCTGATTGTGTTGTCATCGCCTGTTAAGCGGCGTACGGTCGATTCACGTATCAAAAATTAA